From the Primulina tabacum isolate GXHZ01 chromosome 3, ASM2559414v2, whole genome shotgun sequence genome, one window contains:
- the LOC142541138 gene encoding protein OCTOPUS-like, translated as MTLRPVSQTRAPNRFSPCCRHPDETLPGICASCIRERLSSLNAPGSPDFRRCRSVSISHADDSVARCGEPHRRSCDVVSGRGSLSRLFIADDVKSSGSRCEARVESSNLGLSSSVTYTVIENRNEDEITVSGNALIKQNVLVDGEFDEGEFKTMKEYIDLEFGNKSKKSKDLREISGNLWGAASVFRKKLRNWRQNNKMKKLKSIINENGNGKMIVGEGDSNLCDDRRKSVDHHLDLLGRKSCDIEPRFSMDAGQIPLYETRASWDGYMIAKSIPGLAPMFSVVENGILGNMNNRFENYRLSVDGPMHSIIKDESSSGVSGLGSGHSNSDSSSSMRRSSFDRSSSVRSVGKKFVNADNQGPANVELVITARELNDCHLDSNRDDGLEKFGSLSRNGKPKMSAGWHKVCNVLGFKHSSSRDKLETFAQNCTNSPTVDTLDKQGKEAGRDLGKVVDWNFPRSRSVVGSRNSCEVMGSNYGRRSVDSADKCGLSGREKYMLEGNISPKHTLNDLDSGIVPFYMAPLKSVRSNKLGKVKLQNSHYDAGNVFHLN; from the coding sequence ATGACTCTCCGACCCGTTTCCCAAACGCGAGCTCCTAACAGATTTTCCCCATGTTGCCGCCACCCGGACGAAACCCTACCCGGGATCTGCGCTTCCTGCATCCGTGAACGCCTCTCCAGTCTCAATGCCCCAGGCTCACCGGACTTCAGGCGTTGCCGCTCGGTTTCCATTTCGCACGCTGATGATTCCGTCGCTAGGTGTGGTGAGCCGCATCGCAGGTCGTGCGATGTCGTTTCGGGTCGGGGATCGCTTTCTCGGCTCTTCATTGCCGATGATGTGAAAAGCAGTGGATCTAGGTGTGAGGCTAGAGTCGAATCAAGTAATTTAGGGCTTTCTTCGAGTGTTACTTACACTGTGATAGAGAACAGAAATGAAGATGAGATTACGGTTTCTGGTAACGCATTGATCAAACAAAATGTTCTTGTGGATGGAGAATTTGATGAAGGAGAATTCAAGACTATGAAGGAATACATAGATCTCGAATTTGGAAACAAGAGTAAAAAGTCTAAAGATTTGAGAGAGATTTCTGGGAATCTTTGGGGGGCAGCTTCTGTTTTTCGTAAGAAACTACGAAACTGGAGGCAAAATAATAAGATGAAGAAGCTCAAAAGTATAATCAAtgaaaatggtaatggaaagaTGATTGTCGGTGAGGGTGATTCTAATTTGTGTGATGACAGGCGAAAATCTGTAGATCATCATCTGGATCTTCTGGGCAGAAAATCTTGTGATATAGAGCCAAGATTTTCCATGGATGCCGGTCAGATTCCTTTGTACGAGACAAGGGCTTCATGGGATGGCTACATGATCGCGAAGAGCATCCCAGGACTTGCTCCAATGTTTTCTGTTGTCGAGAATGGTATTTTGGGTAATATGAATAATAGGTTTGAGAATTATAGGTTGTCTGTTGATGGGCCAATGCATTCTATCATTAAGGATGAGAGTAGCTCTGGGGTTTCGGGCTTGGGTTCGGGACATTCTAATTCGGATTCTTCTTCTTCTATGAGGCGAAGTAGCTTTGATCGGTCCAGTTCAGTGAGGAGTGTTGGAAAGAAATTTGTCAATGCAGACAATCAAGGACCTGCAAATGTGGAGTTGGTGATTACAGCGAGGGAATTGAATGATTGTCATTTAGATTCTAATAGAGATGATGGCTTGGAGAAATTTGGTTCACTTTCAAGAAACGGGAAGCCCAAGATGTCTGCTGGATGGCACAAAGTCTGCAACGTGCTCGGTTTCAAGCACAGCAGTAGTCGGGATAAGCTCGAAACCTTTGCTCAAAATTGTACTAACTCACCAACTGTTGACACCCTTGACAAGCAAGGGAAGGAGGCTGGCCGTGATCTTGGCAAAGTAGTAGATTGGAACTTCCCCCGTAGTCGAAGTGTTGTTGGTTCAAGAAATTCATGTGAGGTCATGGGATCAAATTATGGCAGGAGAAGTGTTGATAGTGCAGATAAATGTGGCTTAAGTGGAAGGGAAAAGTATATGCTGGAGGGAAATATCAGTCCTAAGCACACCTTGAATGATCTTGACAGTGGGATTGTCCCATTCTACATGGCACCATTGAAGAGCGTGAGAAGTAATAAGCTTGGGAAAGTCAAACTGCAGAACTCCCATTATGATGCCGGGAATGTTTTCCATTTAAACTAA